The following are encoded together in the Cyanobacterium aponinum PCC 10605 genome:
- a CDS encoding FAD-dependent oxidoreductase, with amino-acid sequence MINFGKRNFWGKLISLPLTLFATSPSIASSLPRNIEKTEECEILVVGGGLAGAATAYEALLRGKTVCLTDITDWVGGQISSQGTSALDERNTQRQELFFPRGYLELRDNIEKYYGKLNPGECWVSQSCFLPKDAHTILFEQLENAAKKGKGKLKWFPNTVIKDLTIETLNNSGTGQQITSAIAIQHQAQPNTPPLNTEPLSQIIEDAYTYEDSERLKKTIIKFSPPQNGKANDKLKWIVVEATETGELIALTDVPYKLGIDPRSELEPSSSSATPDPYCTQGFTYTFAMEQTEEPQPQSKPSFYEQYEPYYSYELERLANFDLVYTYRRIWKAQPSETETFQGITWTKPTPGDISMQNWTWGNDYRPGTPQDNLIYTKEQLQETGQLTPGGWMGGLRTETLRKGEENALGFYYWLVSGTTDSQLGEGVKKPHPNQKLLTGLNSPMGTMHGLSKYPYMREARRIIGRPNYAYPDGFMVNEIDISRRNYHDDYYRQVLTPEQYRRLQALLAGLEGFSVLSGETDPNDVKNRSRSTIYPDSVGIGHYAIDFHPCMNESPPEKSGNTEREGERRGQGQAYPFQIPLSAMIPQKIDNMLVVGKSIATSHIAAAAYRVHSFEWSSGAAAGVTASLALDKAIFPYEFTEGFAFKNKPLQELKETLDKNGNPTKFPNTSIFNNNWDDWR; translated from the coding sequence ATGATTAACTTTGGTAAACGTAACTTTTGGGGCAAATTAATCTCATTACCTTTAACCTTGTTTGCAACTTCTCCTTCAATAGCCTCATCCTTGCCGAGAAATATTGAGAAAACAGAAGAATGTGAAATTCTAGTAGTAGGAGGAGGATTAGCGGGTGCCGCAACAGCCTATGAGGCTTTATTAAGAGGAAAAACCGTTTGCTTAACGGATATTACCGACTGGGTAGGTGGTCAAATTTCATCACAGGGTACTTCTGCATTAGATGAAAGAAACACCCAAAGACAAGAGTTATTTTTCCCAAGGGGTTATTTAGAATTGAGGGATAACATAGAAAAATACTATGGCAAGTTAAACCCCGGAGAATGTTGGGTTAGTCAATCTTGCTTTTTGCCCAAAGATGCCCATACCATCCTATTTGAACAGTTAGAAAATGCCGCCAAGAAAGGCAAAGGTAAATTAAAATGGTTTCCCAACACCGTTATTAAAGACTTAACCATTGAAACATTAAACAATAGCGGTACGGGACAACAAATCACAAGTGCGATCGCAATTCAACATCAAGCCCAGCCAAACACCCCCCCATTAAATACAGAACCTCTATCTCAAATCATCGAAGATGCTTATACCTATGAAGATTCCGAAAGACTAAAAAAAACCATCATTAAATTTTCTCCTCCTCAAAATGGTAAAGCCAATGACAAACTAAAATGGATAGTGGTAGAAGCAACAGAAACAGGGGAACTTATAGCCTTAACCGACGTACCCTATAAACTAGGAATTGATCCCCGTAGCGAACTTGAACCATCGTCATCGAGTGCTACCCCAGATCCTTATTGCACCCAAGGATTTACCTATACCTTCGCCATGGAACAAACAGAAGAGCCTCAACCTCAATCTAAACCTTCTTTCTATGAGCAGTATGAGCCTTACTATAGCTATGAATTAGAAAGATTAGCAAATTTTGACCTAGTCTATACCTATCGCCGTATATGGAAAGCACAACCCAGCGAAACAGAGACTTTTCAAGGTATAACTTGGACAAAACCCACTCCCGGTGATATATCCATGCAAAACTGGACATGGGGCAACGACTATAGACCCGGAACACCTCAAGATAACCTCATTTATACGAAAGAACAACTGCAAGAAACAGGACAGCTAACACCTGGTGGATGGATGGGAGGATTACGCACAGAAACCCTCAGAAAAGGAGAAGAAAATGCTCTAGGTTTTTACTATTGGTTAGTGTCAGGTACAACAGACTCTCAACTAGGAGAAGGAGTAAAAAAACCTCATCCCAATCAAAAATTACTCACAGGCTTAAATTCCCCTATGGGTACAATGCACGGTTTATCAAAATATCCTTATATGAGAGAAGCAAGAAGGATTATTGGCAGACCTAACTATGCTTATCCTGACGGTTTTATGGTAAATGAAATTGATATTTCTCGTCGTAACTACCACGATGATTATTATCGACAAGTCTTAACCCCCGAACAATATCGGCGCCTACAAGCCCTTTTAGCTGGTTTAGAAGGTTTTTCCGTATTAAGTGGTGAGACTGATCCTAATGATGTAAAAAATAGAAGTCGCTCAACCATTTATCCAGATTCCGTTGGCATCGGACACTATGCCATTGATTTTCACCCCTGCATGAATGAAAGCCCCCCTGAAAAATCTGGAAACACAGAAAGAGAAGGAGAAAGAAGAGGACAAGGACAGGCTTATCCCTTTCAAATACCCCTATCAGCCATGATTCCGCAAAAAATAGATAATATGTTGGTTGTGGGTAAAAGTATCGCTACCAGTCATATTGCCGCCGCCGCTTATAGGGTACATTCCTTTGAGTGGTCTTCTGGTGCCGCCGCAGGTGTTACAGCCTCATTAGCCTTAGATAAAGCAATTTTTCCCTATGAATTTACAGAAGGATTTGCTTTCAAAAATAAACCATTGCAGGAGTTGAAAGAAACTCTCGACAAAAATGGTAATCCCACTAAATTTCCCAACACATCCATTTTCAACAATAATTGGGATGATTGGCGCTAG
- a CDS encoding pentapeptide repeat-containing protein — protein sequence MANQNHLNLIRNIHEWNKWRLQNPYSIPDLSNADLQGLNLANVNLGDANLKGANLQGCNLTDADLTKANLHQANLKEANIRRANCYKANFTFANLEKAYLSEADLSMAEMESVNCQYTDFTESYLIKANLTNGNFTHSNLQGAVLTEANLLGCRLVSANLREADLGGIIGTHTDFYGADMSGVSLEDWHIDDTTKLDYVICDYCSLSPNKSVKFYQGLTPINLRLELSKSADSSSVKKQSTPAYNASSVRKNYLHQGDSPYLVFN from the coding sequence ATGGCAAATCAAAATCATTTGAATTTAATTAGAAATATTCACGAATGGAATAAATGGCGTTTACAAAATCCTTATAGTATTCCCGATTTGAGTAATGCAGATTTACAGGGTTTAAATTTAGCTAATGTGAATCTTGGAGATGCCAATTTAAAGGGTGCAAACTTACAAGGTTGTAATTTAACTGATGCAGACTTAACGAAAGCTAATTTACATCAGGCAAATCTTAAGGAAGCAAATATTAGACGAGCAAATTGTTATAAAGCCAATTTCACCTTTGCTAATTTAGAAAAAGCATATTTATCAGAAGCCGACTTAAGTATGGCTGAGATGGAAAGTGTTAATTGTCAATATACCGATTTTACTGAGTCATATTTGATTAAGGCTAATTTAACTAATGGCAATTTTACCCATAGTAATCTTCAAGGTGCTGTTTTGACAGAAGCGAATCTATTGGGATGTCGTTTAGTGTCTGCTAATTTACGAGAGGCTGATTTAGGGGGAATTATTGGAACTCATACGGATTTTTATGGTGCGGATATGAGTGGAGTTTCTTTGGAAGATTGGCATATTGATGATACGACTAAATTAGATTATGTTATCTGCGATTATTGCTCTTTGAGTCCCAATAAATCGGTAAAATTCTATCAGGGTTTGACTCCCATTAATTTGAGATTGGAGTTATCTAAATCTGCGGATTCATCTTCGGTTAAAAAACAATCTACCCCTGCTTATAATGCTTCTTCTGTGAGAAAAAATTATCTTCATCAGGGTGATTCTCCTTATCTAGTGTTTAATTAA
- a CDS encoding energy-coupling factor ABC transporter ATP-binding protein, with product MIAVEINNISFNYNQQQIFNDLCLTINNQEKVGIIGANGAGKTTLFLSICGILKLNQGEIKLFNKTIAAGKFHPEIGLVFQNPDDQLFCPTVKDDIIFGAENLGLSSSEIEARFNQVITTVGVKHLINRIPHQLSGGEKCMVAIASVLIMQPKIILYDEPSANLDLKARRKLIQFLQSSSETILVSAHDLELILEVCDRVIVMNKGKIIADGIPEKIMSDEKLMRENNLEIPPSLSR from the coding sequence ATGATAGCGGTAGAAATTAATAATATATCTTTTAATTATAACCAACAACAAATTTTTAATGATTTATGTCTAACTATTAATAATCAAGAAAAAGTCGGTATAATTGGTGCAAATGGTGCAGGAAAAACAACTCTTTTTTTATCTATTTGTGGTATTTTAAAACTTAATCAAGGAGAAATTAAATTATTTAATAAAACGATTGCGGCGGGAAAGTTTCATCCTGAAATTGGTCTAGTATTTCAGAATCCAGATGATCAACTATTTTGTCCCACTGTCAAAGATGATATTATATTCGGTGCGGAAAATTTAGGTTTATCATCTTCAGAAATAGAAGCAAGATTCAACCAAGTTATTACTACTGTCGGTGTTAAACATTTAATAAATCGAATCCCCCATCAACTTTCAGGGGGTGAAAAATGTATGGTTGCGATCGCATCTGTATTAATAATGCAACCCAAAATAATTCTCTACGATGAACCTAGTGCCAATTTAGACTTAAAAGCAAGAAGGAAACTAATTCAATTTCTACAATCTTCCTCAGAAACTATTTTAGTCTCAGCCCACGATCTAGAGTTAATATTAGAAGTGTGCGATCGAGTCATTGTTATGAATAAAGGAAAAATCATCGCTGATGGTATTCCTGAAAAGATAATGAGCGACGAAAAATTAATGAGGGAAAATAACCTAGAAATACCTCCCTCACTGAGTAGGTAA